In the Moraxella osloensis genome, one interval contains:
- a CDS encoding IS982 family transposase: protein MPIDEFIIKIYLMVDDYYKKIVTNRLRQGGYAPKLTDSEIITMEIVGEFLQMDTDSQIHQYFKQHWQTWFPNLGSYPNFAKQCVNLLQVKTLIQQHIVKQHGQDNIHFIDGFPIPVCQYARAYRHKTFKYEGSYSYCASKQQKYFGFEGHLLINLSGMITNFTFASARIDERLVAPDMLDNIKGLLGADMGYISPDLSEYCFKRWIDLQTPLRKNMPDKRPISVLNRLKNARRNIETVIGQLSERFNMQKVRARDLWHLSHRFMRKILAHNVCFIINKQLGNPPLQFELLISS from the coding sequence ATGCCCATCGACGAATTTATCATTAAAATCTATCTAATGGTAGATGACTACTACAAAAAGATTGTAACAAACCGCCTAAGACAAGGCGGATATGCACCAAAGCTAACCGACAGTGAAATTATTACCATGGAGATAGTGGGTGAGTTTTTACAGATGGACACCGACTCACAAATCCATCAGTATTTTAAACAACACTGGCAAACATGGTTTCCCAATCTAGGCTCATATCCCAACTTTGCCAAGCAATGCGTCAATTTGTTACAGGTAAAAACTTTGATACAACAGCATATCGTTAAACAGCATGGGCAAGACAATATCCATTTTATTGATGGCTTTCCCATTCCTGTGTGTCAATATGCCAGAGCCTATCGGCATAAAACCTTCAAATATGAAGGTAGCTATAGTTACTGTGCCTCAAAGCAACAAAAATATTTTGGCTTTGAAGGACATTTACTCATTAATCTATCGGGCATGATAACCAATTTTACCTTTGCCTCTGCCAGAATAGATGAAAGATTAGTGGCACCTGATATGCTTGATAATATCAAAGGCTTGTTAGGTGCAGATATGGGCTATATTAGCCCTGATTTATCTGAGTATTGCTTTAAGCGATGGATTGATTTGCAAACACCGCTTAGAAAAAATATGCCCGATAAGCGACCAATCAGTGTACTTAATCGTCTTAAAAATGCTCGTCGCAATATTGAGACGGTGATTGGTCAGTTATCAGAGCGGTTTAATATGCAAAAGGTGAGAGCGAGAGATTTATGGCATTTGTCTCACAGATTTATGCGTAAAATCTTGGCTCATAACGTTTGCTTTATAATCAATAAACAGTTAGGTAATCCCCCACTTCAGTTTGAGTTGCTTATTTCAAGTTGA
- a CDS encoding MFS transporter: protein MTAFVQAYSKSPAKISSFGFPTGLGIAPNTFTGFLLVAAIVFGIFTSISGIGADKIGRKKWLIGVTILCMLFACFMPMLLSNGTPTTVFIFLILGMACMGMSFGPMAALLPELFPTEVRYSGASLAYNLAAIVGASIPAIYAIKINEQYGMKGVAIYIVINGLISLIALFSIKETKNIDLMD, encoded by the coding sequence ATGACTGCCTTCGTACAAGCCTATTCAAAAAGCCCGGCAAAAATATCTTCTTTTGGCTTCCCAACAGGGTTAGGTATTGCCCCAAATACCTTTACTGGCTTTTTATTGGTGGCTGCGATTGTGTTTGGTATTTTTACCAGTATCTCAGGGATTGGCGCCGACAAAATCGGTCGTAAAAAATGGCTGATTGGCGTGACTATATTATGTATGTTATTTGCCTGCTTTATGCCAATGCTGCTCAGCAATGGTACACCAACCACGGTATTTATTTTCCTCATTTTGGGCATGGCATGTATGGGTATGTCGTTTGGTCCAATGGCGGCGCTATTACCAGAGCTGTTCCCCACCGAAGTACGGTATTCAGGTGCGTCACTGGCTTACAATCTAGCGGCGATTGTGGGTGCATCGATTCCTGCGATTTATGCCATCAAAATCAACGAGCAATATGGCATGAAAGGTGTGGCTATATATATTGTTATTAACGGTTTGATTTCTCTCATCGCGTTATTCTCAATTAAAGAAACCAAAAATATCGATTTGATGGATTAA
- a CDS encoding DNA-3-methyladenine glycosylase I, whose translation MKAYNRCAWCGTDPLYQAYHDNEWGKPSYDDRHLFAMLCLEGMQAGLSWITILKKRERYYQVFADFDPAIIAQFDDAMVDSLMTDAGIIRHRGKIKAIINNAKCYLKITQTQSFSDYLWNLSPSGLAKLPQDNHPKTFADIPTNTEYSDKMSKVLKKDGFKFVGSTICYAFMQAVGMVNDHVAACNFR comes from the coding sequence ATGAAAGCCTATAACCGCTGTGCATGGTGCGGTACAGACCCACTTTATCAAGCTTACCACGACAATGAATGGGGAAAGCCCAGTTATGACGACCGTCATCTATTTGCCATGCTGTGTTTAGAAGGCATGCAAGCGGGACTCAGCTGGATTACCATACTCAAAAAACGCGAGCGTTATTACCAAGTATTTGCTGATTTTGACCCTGCAATTATCGCGCAGTTTGATGATGCCATGGTCGATAGCCTCATGACCGATGCGGGCATTATTCGCCACCGCGGTAAAATTAAAGCCATCATCAACAATGCTAAATGCTATCTAAAAATCACCCAAACGCAATCTTTTAGCGATTATCTTTGGAACTTGTCGCCCAGCGGCTTGGCAAAACTACCACAGGATAACCACCCAAAAACCTTTGCTGATATCCCCACCAACACTGAATACTCAGATAAGATGTCAAAAGTGCTTAAAAAAGACGGGTTTAAATTTGTGGGCTCGACGATTTGCTATGCGTTTATGCAAGCAGTCGGTATGGTGAATGACCATGTAGCGGCATGTAATTTTCGATAA
- a CDS encoding BLUF domain-containing protein, with product MAIFFQYIEGEKSAIEQLFGNIQHDGRNRDVTLKSKGVIEQRLFQDWQMLMVNINNPETHEEVINTFLPVLSAGSKAAAADKFVEVMQSQYHRRSLVNFQSYSLKNVSHYGINLRGLLKVHQHFLLVQSILLVLILISFSLFWGL from the coding sequence ATGGCTATTTTTTTTCAATACATTGAAGGCGAAAAATCAGCGATTGAGCAATTATTTGGTAACATTCAGCATGATGGGCGCAACCGCGATGTCACGCTCAAGTCTAAAGGGGTAATTGAACAACGGCTGTTTCAAGATTGGCAAATGTTGATGGTCAATATCAATAACCCAGAAACGCATGAAGAGGTTATCAATACGTTTTTACCTGTATTGTCAGCTGGGTCAAAAGCGGCAGCGGCTGACAAGTTTGTTGAGGTCATGCAGTCACAATATCATCGCCGTAGCTTGGTGAATTTTCAAAGCTATTCTCTCAAAAATGTCAGTCATTATGGCATCAATCTGCGCGGATTGCTCAAAGTGCATCAGCATTTTTTATTGGTTCAAAGCATTTTACTGGTATTGATTTTGATTAGTTTTAGCCTATTTTGGGGTCTGTAG
- a CDS encoding BLUF domain-containing protein: protein MTLKAGMTPRTLSDIMAVAQRENSAHQITGFLCFGNGYFFSIH from the coding sequence ATGACGTTAAAAGCTGGCATGACCCCTAGAACGCTCTCTGATATTATGGCAGTGGCACAGCGTGAGAACTCTGCCCATCAAATTACAGGTTTTTTGTGCTTTGGTAATGGCTATTTTTTTTCAATACATTGA
- the rarD gene encoding EamA family transporter RarD — protein MSVSSVLSPSSIVVQPKATPSQPATAAKKLRFGVVLALVSNVLFGVLYLYSHWLAPLSGTQVFLWRMVAMWFGLVGLLAMTQSFGQLKTFLMGLNKQQWVLLLLPTPILASQLWLFMWAPINGQAVNTAMGYFLFPLMMVLIGCVVFKETLNRLQWAAIIVAAAGVGLQFWLAGSVSWATAWVCLTYPIYYGLRRWQGVPALMGLFVDLSVIAPIALGFLLWQNSSISIVTGSMTMGLLVIGLGMISALAMQTNLKASQVLPMNTFGMLSYLEPALMFLLSIFVLHEAVNGTMIASFALIWVGVLLMIVNAIRASKKSHSTAICD, from the coding sequence ATGTCAGTCTCCAGTGTTTTATCACCATCGTCTATCGTTGTCCAGCCCAAGGCAACACCTTCTCAGCCTGCTACCGCTGCCAAAAAGTTGCGTTTTGGGGTGGTGTTGGCATTGGTTTCTAATGTGTTATTTGGCGTGCTGTATCTGTATAGTCACTGGCTTGCGCCGTTGTCAGGTACGCAAGTTTTTTTGTGGCGCATGGTGGCGATGTGGTTTGGGTTGGTGGGGTTGTTGGCGATGACGCAAAGTTTTGGGCAGCTCAAAACATTTTTGATGGGATTAAACAAACAACAATGGGTTTTATTGCTGTTGCCGACACCGATTTTGGCAAGTCAGCTGTGGCTATTTATGTGGGCGCCTATCAATGGACAGGCGGTCAATACCGCAATGGGGTATTTTTTGTTTCCCTTGATGATGGTGCTGATTGGTTGTGTGGTGTTTAAAGAAACCTTAAATCGATTGCAGTGGGCGGCGATCATCGTTGCAGCGGCAGGGGTGGGATTGCAATTTTGGCTCGCGGGGAGTGTATCGTGGGCGACTGCATGGGTGTGTTTGACGTATCCGATTTATTATGGACTGCGCCGCTGGCAAGGGGTGCCGGCGCTGATGGGACTGTTTGTGGATTTGTCAGTGATTGCCCCGATTGCCCTGGGGTTTTTATTATGGCAAAACAGCAGTATATCGATAGTAACAGGGTCAATGACAATGGGGCTGTTAGTGATTGGGCTGGGTATGATTAGTGCGCTTGCCATGCAGACCAATCTCAAAGCCAGTCAGGTATTGCCGATGAACACCTTTGGCATGCTCAGTTATCTGGAACCTGCACTGATGTTTTTATTGTCCATTTTTGTGCTGCATGAAGCTGTCAATGGCACCATGATTGCCAGTTTTGCTTTAATTTGGGTAGGGGTGTTGCTGATGATCGTAAATGCAATACGAGCGTCCAAAAAAAGCCACTCAACCGCTATTTGTGACTAG
- a CDS encoding Lrp/AsnC family transcriptional regulator, whose product MIHEIDDIDKRILNLLQEDATLPLKNIAEKVHASVATCQRRIQMMTETGVITRQVVIVNPTELGFDLSAFVLIEMEKQNTALQHGFERLMNRLPNVMSCYEISGDYDFLLLVHAKNMAEYHRFTRDNLTYENNVRRFKSQFVMNFSKVGTKIQLD is encoded by the coding sequence ATGATTCATGAAATCGATGATATCGATAAACGTATTTTAAACTTATTGCAAGAAGATGCGACGCTACCGCTTAAGAACATCGCCGAAAAAGTGCATGCATCGGTAGCGACCTGTCAGCGCCGTATCCAAATGATGACAGAGACCGGGGTGATTACCCGCCAAGTGGTGATTGTCAACCCCACTGAATTGGGCTTTGATTTAAGCGCGTTTGTGCTGATTGAAATGGAAAAACAAAATACCGCGCTGCAGCATGGCTTTGAGCGCTTGATGAACCGATTGCCCAACGTGATGAGTTGTTATGAAATCTCAGGGGATTATGACTTTTTGTTATTGGTACACGCCAAAAATATGGCGGAATATCACCGTTTTACCCGCGATAATTTAACTTATGAAAACAATGTCCGACGCTTTAAAAGTCAATTTGTGATGAATTTTTCCAAGGTAGGCACGAAAATCCAGTTAGATTAA
- a CDS encoding threonine/serine exporter family protein: MAIDAIALIRAATFACLMTLGWTLLVNVPRRYIWQCLLLTVLGYGLRELLKQLSVNLILATFVAAGISSFVAIYLAKKYLLTPKMILVPAMLCMMPGITAYKAMISFVQLGYYGYNPQVFTQMMDFSFNAIFVTAALVFGISLPTSFWYRTKPIV, encoded by the coding sequence ATGGCGATTGATGCGATTGCCTTGATACGCGCAGCAACTTTTGCTTGCTTGATGACGCTTGGCTGGACACTGCTTGTCAATGTGCCGCGCCGCTACATTTGGCAATGCTTATTGTTGACTGTGCTGGGTTACGGACTTAGAGAACTCTTAAAACAACTGTCAGTCAATTTGATACTAGCGACGTTTGTGGCAGCGGGTATTTCATCCTTTGTGGCAATTTATTTGGCAAAAAAATATTTACTTACCCCAAAGATGATTTTGGTGCCTGCCATGCTGTGTATGATGCCCGGGATTACCGCGTACAAAGCCATGATTAGCTTTGTACAGCTGGGCTACTATGGCTATAATCCACAAGTATTTACCCAAATGATGGATTTTAGCTTCAATGCGATATTTGTGACCGCTGCGTTGGTGTTTGGCATTTCGTTGCCGACGTCATTTTGGTATCGCACTAAGCCTATTGTTTGA
- a CDS encoding threonine/serine ThrE exporter family protein, producing MTDTFADALEALDPLTPEPAKLLPPTEPKPRRRLPYMAYEHQQQITRLCVRCGLLLMQYGAESATVTDLCRRLGLALGLASVECGIAYNGLTITTIYNNRCITTLRASTTHAINVNIIVQIQRIVLDLESMPVTSTLEHATYRFDEIDRDTYPAKMVAPMVGVACACFAYLAGGDILVCLVTFIASMMGYSLRLWLSNRNFNPFISALIAACFGSIFASTALLLGIGNDPHIAMASSVLWLVPSFPLINSLSDMLKGYMNIGIGRFMFVIILTLSSCIGIVLSLLLLNISHWGVG from the coding sequence ATGACCGATACCTTTGCTGATGCCCTAGAAGCGCTTGATCCGCTAACACCTGAGCCTGCCAAGCTTTTGCCCCCGACAGAGCCGAAGCCTAGACGGCGGTTGCCGTATATGGCGTATGAACACCAGCAGCAAATCACCCGTCTGTGTGTGCGCTGTGGACTGCTACTCATGCAATATGGGGCGGAATCGGCAACGGTAACAGATTTGTGCCGCCGATTGGGGTTAGCGTTGGGGTTGGCTAGCGTGGAGTGTGGGATTGCCTATAATGGCTTGACCATCACCACAATTTATAATAACCGCTGCATTACCACCTTGCGCGCGTCAACCACCCATGCCATCAATGTCAATATCATTGTGCAAATTCAGCGAATTGTACTGGATTTGGAAAGTATGCCGGTGACGAGTACCCTAGAGCACGCGACCTATCGATTTGATGAGATTGATCGGGACACTTATCCTGCCAAGATGGTCGCACCGATGGTCGGTGTGGCGTGTGCCTGCTTTGCGTATTTGGCAGGGGGCGATATACTGGTGTGTTTGGTGACTTTTATTGCTAGTATGATGGGGTATTCGCTGCGGCTATGGCTGAGTAACCGCAACTTTAACCCCTTTATATCCGCGCTCATAGCGGCGTGTTTTGGCTCCATCTTCGCCAGCACCGCGCTGTTATTGGGGATTGGTAACGACCCCCATATTGCCATGGCATCAAGTGTGCTTTGGTTGGTTCCCAGTTTTCCTTTGATAAATTCGTTGTCGGATATGCTCAAAGGTTATATGAACATCGGTATCGGGCGCTTTATGTTTGTGATTATCTTGACGCTATCGAGCTGTATCGGCATCGTGTTGTCATTGCTATTACTAAATATCAGTCATTGGGGCGTGGGTTGA
- a CDS encoding YgiQ family radical SAM protein, giving the protein MSAETIANKAFKQGTKALFDYDKHWASCFEPAPFLPMSRAEMDALGWDACDVIIVSGDAYVDHPSFGMAIIGRLLESQGFRVGIIAQPDWTSKDAFMTLGKPTIAWGVTAGNMDSMINRYTADRRIRSDDAYSPDNAPDKRPDRAAVVYSQRCREAYPDVPIILGGIEGSLRRIAHYDYWSDKVRRSILMDSRADILLYGNAERAIVDVVHALAKGYRFEDLAKVRGTAYLSTQTKKHWQRDMIEIASNDVDTVGRVDPIINPYVMMEDVGDCHIEQEKTLESQYKGFVADKVEHKVINADKVAESQDIQVVNLKDPNKNALKHKRPLPPRDKTVIRLPDFEQVKSDPVLYAHANRILHLETNPHNARALVQRHGDIDVWLNPPPIPLTMEEMDYIFDLPYARLPHPSYGNARIPAYDMIKLSVNIMRGCFGGCTFCSITEHEGRIIQNRSEESILGEIKKIRDTEPSFTGVISDLGGPTANMYRLHCKDDAIEKNCRKPSCVYPDICDNLLTDHSPLTQLYRKARDIKGVKKILIASGLRYDLAVKDPEYVKELVTHHVGGYLKIAPEHSETNVLSKMMKPGMGTYDTFKQMFDKYSREAGKEQYLIPYFIAAHPGTTDTDMMNLAIWLKRNGFRADQVQAFYPSPMATATTMYHTAKDPLHKVTRDSEGVEIVKSGKQRKLHKAYLRYHDPKNWALLRQSLKDLGREDLIGHGSQCLIPPYNPKLEGEDVYQSARKKNSSAAGDSIKRSAKDNTAQKSGKKPTPSSFGKKPSNQKQPKKGNFQTQHTGLPPRKTK; this is encoded by the coding sequence ATGTCCGCCGAAACTATTGCCAACAAAGCCTTTAAACAAGGTACCAAAGCCTTATTTGACTATGACAAACACTGGGCAAGCTGCTTTGAGCCTGCGCCATTTTTGCCGATGAGCCGCGCCGAAATGGATGCCCTTGGTTGGGATGCCTGTGATGTCATTATCGTCTCAGGCGATGCCTACGTCGATCACCCAAGCTTTGGTATGGCAATCATCGGCAGACTGTTAGAGTCGCAAGGCTTTCGCGTCGGTATCATCGCCCAGCCAGACTGGACGAGCAAAGATGCTTTTATGACACTTGGCAAACCGACCATCGCCTGGGGTGTCACCGCAGGCAATATGGACAGCATGATTAACCGCTACACCGCCGATAGACGCATTCGCAGTGACGATGCCTATTCGCCAGACAATGCCCCCGACAAACGCCCCGACCGTGCGGCTGTGGTATATAGCCAGCGCTGCCGTGAAGCCTATCCCGATGTGCCCATTATTTTGGGCGGGATTGAAGGCTCGCTGCGCCGTATCGCCCATTATGATTATTGGTCAGATAAAGTGCGCCGTAGCATTTTGATGGATAGCCGCGCTGATATTTTGCTGTATGGCAATGCCGAGCGCGCCATTGTCGATGTTGTACATGCACTTGCCAAAGGTTACCGTTTTGAAGACCTTGCCAAAGTGCGTGGCACCGCGTATCTATCGACACAAACCAAAAAACACTGGCAACGCGATATGATAGAAATCGCCAGTAACGACGTCGACACCGTTGGGCGCGTTGACCCGATTATCAATCCATATGTGATGATGGAAGATGTGGGCGACTGTCACATCGAACAAGAAAAAACCCTTGAAAGTCAATACAAAGGTTTTGTAGCAGATAAAGTCGAGCACAAAGTCATCAATGCTGATAAAGTCGCTGAAAGCCAAGACATCCAAGTGGTCAACCTCAAAGACCCCAATAAAAACGCCTTAAAACACAAACGCCCGTTGCCGCCCCGTGACAAAACCGTGATTCGCTTGCCCGACTTTGAGCAAGTCAAATCCGACCCCGTACTTTACGCCCATGCCAACCGTATCTTGCACCTAGAAACCAATCCGCATAACGCCCGCGCCTTGGTGCAGCGACATGGCGACATTGATGTATGGCTCAATCCGCCGCCCATTCCACTTACCATGGAAGAGATGGATTATATCTTTGATTTGCCGTATGCCCGTCTGCCCCACCCTAGCTACGGCAACGCAAGAATTCCTGCCTACGATATGATTAAATTATCAGTCAATATCATGCGCGGCTGTTTTGGCGGCTGTACCTTCTGCTCGATTACCGAACATGAAGGACGCATTATCCAAAACCGCTCAGAAGAGTCTATCTTGGGCGAAATCAAAAAAATCCGCGATACCGAGCCATCATTTACTGGGGTAATTTCTGACCTTGGCGGACCGACTGCCAATATGTACCGTCTGCATTGCAAAGACGATGCCATTGAGAAAAACTGCCGCAAACCCTCCTGCGTGTATCCCGATATCTGCGATAACTTACTCACCGACCACAGTCCTCTCACCCAGCTGTATCGTAAAGCTCGTGACATCAAAGGGGTGAAAAAAATCCTGATTGCGTCAGGCTTGCGCTATGATTTGGCGGTCAAAGACCCCGAATATGTCAAAGAATTGGTCACCCACCATGTCGGCGGTTATCTCAAAATCGCCCCTGAACATTCCGAAACCAATGTACTCTCCAAAATGATGAAACCGGGTATGGGGACGTACGATACCTTCAAGCAGATGTTTGACAAATACAGCCGTGAAGCAGGTAAAGAGCAATATTTGATTCCGTATTTTATTGCCGCGCACCCTGGCACCACTGACACCGACATGATGAACTTGGCGATTTGGCTCAAGCGCAATGGCTTTCGTGCCGACCAAGTACAAGCCTTTTACCCAAGCCCAATGGCAACTGCTACTACCATGTACCATACTGCCAAAGACCCGCTGCATAAAGTCACCCGTGATAGCGAAGGCGTGGAAATCGTCAAATCAGGCAAACAACGCAAACTCCACAAAGCGTATCTACGCTATCACGACCCAAAAAATTGGGCACTGCTGCGTCAATCGCTCAAAGACTTGGGGCGAGAAGATTTAATTGGGCATGGCAGTCAGTGTTTAATTCCGCCATACAATCCAAAGCTTGAGGGCGAGGATGTTTATCAATCAGCCCGTAAGAAAAATAGTTCTGCCGCTGGTGATTCGATCAAGCGTAGCGCGAAGGATAACACGGCTCAAAAGTCGGGTAAGAAACCCACGCCAAGCAGTTTTGGCAAAAAACCGTCAAACCAAAAACAGCCGAAAAAAGGTAACTTCCAAACGCAACATACAGGCTTACCACCGAGGAAAACTAAATAA
- a CDS encoding DUF2905 domain-containing protein, translated as MAKIFIGIGILFLIIGLIYLFFPNAFNWFGRMPGDVNYRSEGGGFSFHFPIVTMIIVSIILTIILNLFNR; from the coding sequence ATGGCAAAAATTTTTATTGGGATAGGGATTTTATTTCTCATCATTGGCTTGATTTATCTGTTTTTCCCCAATGCCTTTAACTGGTTTGGTCGTATGCCGGGGGACGTTAATTATCGCTCCGAAGGCGGCGGCTTCAGCTTTCACTTCCCCATCGTCACCATGATTATCGTGAGTATCATTCTCACTATTATTCTTAACCTATTTAACCGCTGA